Proteins encoded by one window of Methanothermobacter thermautotrophicus:
- a CDS encoding EMC3/TMCO1 family protein, giving the protein MVLEIIYGALNAVFGPFIAMDPNPQNPILTVFLISTIVAFVITLANKLLVDQERLEELKVEMQEFQQEMMEARKKNDMAALEEIQKKQMEFMDKQREMMTMSFKPMIVTFIPIILVFYWMGQEPHIVKTLVILPQVAYYVLLVPLWHMFYGMPPNAPSYAIGWLGWYILCSFAMSQIFRKFMGLKGGM; this is encoded by the coding sequence GGTCCTTTCATTGCAATGGACCCGAATCCACAGAACCCCATCTTAACGGTGTTCCTGATATCGACCATAGTGGCCTTCGTAATAACCCTGGCCAACAAGCTCCTTGTGGACCAGGAGAGACTGGAGGAGCTCAAGGTTGAAATGCAGGAATTCCAGCAGGAGATGATGGAGGCAAGGAAGAAGAATGACATGGCTGCGCTGGAGGAGATCCAGAAGAAACAGATGGAGTTCATGGATAAGCAGCGTGAAATGATGACCATGTCATTCAAGCCGATGATAGTCACATTCATACCTATAATCCTTGTCTTCTACTGGATGGGACAGGAGCCACACATAGTCAAGACCCTGGTCATACTACCCCAGGTCGCATACTATGTCCTCCTCGTCCCCCTGTGGCACATGTTCTATGGCATGCCACCAAACGCCCCATCCTATGCCATAGGATGGCTTGGATGGTACATATTATGCTCCTTTGCCATGTCCCAGATATTCAGGAAGTTCATGGGACTTAAAGGTGGAATGTAA
- a CDS encoding 50S ribosomal protein L34e, whose amino-acid sequence MPELRYRSRSYKRIFKRTPGGRTVIHYRRKKPSKHVCAGCGKPLHGVPRGRPYEIRKLSKSKKRPNRPYGGYYCSSCARKVFKKEARS is encoded by the coding sequence ATGCCAGAGTTAAGATACAGATCCAGATCATATAAGAGAATCTTCAAGAGAACACCCGGAGGAAGAACAGTTATCCATTACCGCAGAAAGAAGCCATCAAAGCATGTATGTGCTGGCTGCGGAAAGCCACTCCACGGTGTTCCAAGAGGAAGACCCTACGAAATAAGAAAACTCTCAAAATCCAAGAAGAGGCCCAACCGACCATACGGTGGTTACTACTGCTCAAGCTGCGCACGCAAAGTCTTTAAGAAAGAGGCAAGGTCATAA
- the cmk gene encoding (d)CMP kinase, whose product MIITIGGLAGTGTTTVARILSERTGIPCVSAGDVFRQMAAERKLDILEFSRIAEENPEIDIEIDRRQARLADEHDDLILEGRLSAHFARADLKVLLIAPFDVRAQRIGVRESKDIETVKEEIRIRERSEAQRYREIHGIDVDDLEVYDIVINTSRFDAEGVADIILKVTEVI is encoded by the coding sequence ATGATCATAACCATCGGTGGTCTGGCCGGGACCGGCACAACAACAGTTGCCAGGATCCTCTCCGAGAGGACGGGTATTCCATGTGTATCTGCTGGAGACGTCTTCAGGCAGATGGCTGCTGAGAGGAAACTTGACATCCTCGAGTTCAGCAGGATTGCAGAGGAAAACCCTGAAATTGACATTGAAATTGACAGGAGACAGGCCAGACTTGCAGATGAACACGATGACCTCATACTTGAGGGCAGACTATCTGCACACTTCGCAAGGGCCGACCTCAAGGTGCTACTCATAGCACCCTTTGATGTGAGGGCCCAGCGCATAGGTGTCCGGGAATCCAAGGACATTGAAACAGTTAAGGAGGAAATCCGGATACGTGAGAGGAGCGAGGCCCAGAGGTACAGGGAGATTCATGGAATAGACGTGGATGACCTCGAGGTATATGACATTGTGATAAACACCAGCCGTTTTGACGCCGAGGGCGTGGCTGACATCATACTAAAAGTTACTGAGGTGATTTAA
- a CDS encoding 50S ribosomal protein L14e, whose translation MAAIEVGRVCVKTAGREAGEKCVILDIIDKNFVEVVGVNVKNRRCNVNHLEPTENKIEIKSDDLEEIKKELESLE comes from the coding sequence ATGGCAGCAATAGAAGTTGGAAGAGTATGTGTAAAAACCGCAGGAAGAGAAGCCGGTGAGAAATGCGTGATACTCGATATCATCGACAAAAACTTCGTGGAAGTTGTGGGTGTTAACGTTAAAAACAGAAGGTGCAACGTTAACCACCTGGAACCCACAGAGAATAAGATAGAAATCAAGTCGGATGATCTTGAGGAGATAAAGAAGGAACTCGAATCCCTTGAATAA
- a CDS encoding RNA-guided pseudouridylation complex pseudouridine synthase subunit Cbf5, whose product MANFIELKETTTNPEYGCPPDERDMETHISMGVVNLDKPSGPTSHQVDSWVRDMLHVEKVGHGGTLDPKVTGVLPLGIDRATRVMQLLLEAPKEYVCLMRVHREVDEERIREVIGEFQGKIFQIPPLKSAVKRDLRVRTIYRVDILEVDGQDVLFRIACEAGTYVRKYCHDVGEALGVGAHMAELRRTVVGPFTEGGLVTLHDLKDAYQFWVEDGDETFLRECILPMEFAVGHLPRVVIMDSAVDAICHGADLARGGIAGLDDSIARGDTVAIMTLKGELVGVGEASMSALDIAAADGGLVIETRKVFMEPGTYPRMWR is encoded by the coding sequence ATGGCAAACTTCATTGAACTAAAGGAGACCACCACAAACCCTGAATACGGGTGCCCACCGGATGAGCGGGACATGGAGACCCACATATCCATGGGTGTTGTGAACCTTGATAAACCATCGGGTCCCACATCCCATCAGGTTGATTCATGGGTCAGGGACATGCTCCACGTGGAGAAGGTGGGACACGGCGGCACACTCGACCCGAAGGTCACGGGTGTGCTCCCCCTGGGAATAGACAGGGCCACAAGGGTCATGCAGCTCCTCCTGGAGGCTCCTAAGGAGTACGTTTGCCTCATGAGGGTCCACAGGGAGGTGGATGAGGAAAGGATAAGGGAGGTCATCGGGGAATTTCAGGGAAAGATATTCCAGATACCCCCACTGAAATCAGCGGTTAAAAGGGATCTCCGTGTCAGAACCATCTACCGTGTGGATATACTGGAGGTGGATGGTCAGGATGTCCTTTTCAGGATAGCCTGTGAGGCAGGGACCTATGTGAGGAAGTACTGCCACGATGTTGGCGAGGCCCTTGGTGTGGGCGCCCACATGGCTGAACTCAGACGCACAGTCGTGGGACCCTTCACAGAGGGGGGCCTTGTGACACTCCATGACCTCAAGGACGCCTACCAGTTCTGGGTTGAGGATGGAGATGAAACATTCCTGAGGGAGTGCATCCTGCCCATGGAGTTTGCCGTGGGTCACCTACCCCGCGTGGTTATCATGGACTCGGCGGTTGACGCCATATGCCATGGCGCTGATCTTGCACGTGGCGGCATAGCCGGCCTTGATGACAGCATAGCAAGGGGGGACACAGTCGCCATCATGACCCTCAAGGGTGAACTGGTGGGTGTTGGCGAGGCATCCATGTCTGCACTGGATATTGCAGCTGCAGATGGAGGTCTTGTTATTGAAACCCGCAAGGTCTTCATGGAACCGGGGACCTACCCGAGGATGTGGCGCTAG
- a CDS encoding 30S ribosomal protein S13 — protein sequence MEEEFKHMVRIARKDIDGNKTMENALTSIKGVGKALSRAIIMSAGYDLNQRIGYLSDEEIERLEEAIKNPAKYNIPSWMINRRNDYETGEDKHLIESDLDMCLREDLNRMRKTRSYKGRRHELGLPVRGQRTKSTFRKGSSVGVRRKKR from the coding sequence ATGGAAGAAGAATTCAAACATATGGTTCGTATTGCCAGAAAGGACATTGATGGTAATAAGACCATGGAAAATGCCCTTACAAGTATAAAGGGCGTTGGCAAGGCTCTTTCAAGGGCAATAATCATGTCAGCAGGATACGATCTCAATCAGAGAATAGGCTACCTCTCCGATGAAGAAATAGAGAGGCTTGAAGAGGCAATAAAGAACCCCGCAAAGTACAACATCCCATCATGGATGATTAACAGGCGTAACGATTACGAGACAGGCGAGGACAAGCACCTCATAGAATCTGACCTTGACATGTGCCTCAGAGAGGATCTCAACAGGATGAGGAAAACAAGGAGCTACAAGGGAAGAAGACACGAACTTGGACTACCTGTCAGGGGACAGAGGACAAAGTCAACATTCAGGAAAGGCTCCTCAGTTGGTGTGAGAAGGAAGAAGAGATAG
- the rpsD gene encoding 30S ribosomal protein S4, whose product MGHPRKARKKYDTPPHPWNAERIKEENRLVAKYGLKNKKEVWKAETMVRRYRRDARYLLGMASEHTKKEREQLLGHLVRTGILNEGAKLEDVLDLTVEDVLRRRLQTLVHKRGLARTVKEARQMVIHGHIALDGRKIDAPGYIVKRGEEDKIGFYPSSPMKKQIEAAQDAE is encoded by the coding sequence ATGGGACACCCACGTAAGGCAAGGAAAAAGTATGATACTCCACCTCACCCATGGAACGCTGAAAGGATAAAGGAAGAAAACAGGCTCGTGGCAAAGTACGGCCTCAAGAACAAGAAGGAAGTCTGGAAAGCAGAGACAATGGTGAGGAGATACAGGAGGGACGCAAGGTACCTCCTCGGTATGGCCAGTGAACACACCAAAAAGGAGAGGGAACAGCTCCTGGGTCACCTGGTCAGAACAGGAATACTCAACGAGGGCGCCAAACTTGAGGACGTCCTTGACCTGACAGTGGAGGACGTTCTCAGGAGGAGACTCCAGACACTGGTCCACAAGAGGGGACTTGCAAGGACCGTGAAGGAGGCCAGACAGATGGTCATCCACGGCCACATAGCCCTTGACGGAAGGAAAATCGACGCCCCTGGATACATAGTTAAAAGGGGAGAAGAGGATAAGATAGGGTTCTACCCATCATCCCCAATGAAAAAACAGATCGAAGCAGCCCAGGACGCTGAATAA
- a CDS encoding 30S ribosomal protein S11, translating into MAEKEKWGIANIYSSFNNTIITITDITGAETITQWSGGKVVRADRQESSPFAAMEAATRAADDAKEKGITGLHIKVRAPGGNGPRTPGPGAQAAIRALARAGMRIGKIEDVTPIPHDGTGRPGGKRGRRV; encoded by the coding sequence ATGGCTGAGAAGGAAAAATGGGGAATTGCAAACATTTACTCATCATTCAACAACACGATAATCACCATAACAGACATAACCGGTGCAGAGACCATAACACAGTGGTCCGGTGGTAAGGTCGTGAGGGCGGACCGTCAGGAGTCCTCACCCTTCGCTGCAATGGAGGCTGCAACGAGGGCAGCTGACGATGCAAAGGAGAAGGGCATCACTGGACTCCACATAAAGGTCAGGGCTCCTGGTGGAAACGGTCCAAGGACACCTGGACCTGGTGCACAGGCAGCCATAAGGGCGCTGGCAAGGGCTGGAATGAGGATAGGTAAAATTGAGGATGTAACTCCCATACCTCACGATGGAACAGGCAGGCCTGGAGGTAAGAGGGGAAGAAGGGTCTAA
- a CDS encoding DNA-directed RNA polymerase subunit D, giving the protein MDIALKEKTDTEMVFVVSGVTVPFINAIRRICMMEVPKLAIEYVNMYRNDAKMFDEVLAHRLGLVPLAADPEFAESLKMPEECDCEEYCSECSVSLTLRKEGPGVVYSGDLVSETPAVKPVYPDIPLVKLEDDDELELEAVAQLGVGMEHAKWEPTTACAYKYYPKIEFTEDCDECLECIEACPRDVLGEESGKPMVIDVENCSMCKSCVRACDKRAIDVGYEEGKFIFRIETDGSVDPRDVLLKACDILRDKAERVITFCEGG; this is encoded by the coding sequence ATGGATATTGCTCTTAAGGAAAAAACTGATACCGAAATGGTCTTTGTGGTCAGCGGCGTCACAGTTCCATTCATAAATGCCATAAGGAGGATCTGCATGATGGAGGTCCCCAAACTGGCGATTGAATACGTTAACATGTACCGGAACGACGCCAAGATGTTCGATGAGGTACTGGCCCACAGACTGGGACTTGTACCCCTTGCAGCTGACCCTGAATTTGCTGAATCCCTTAAAATGCCTGAGGAGTGCGATTGTGAGGAGTACTGCTCAGAGTGCAGTGTATCCCTCACCCTCAGGAAGGAGGGCCCGGGTGTTGTTTACTCAGGTGACCTTGTCTCAGAGACACCCGCAGTTAAACCGGTTTACCCTGACATCCCCCTTGTGAAGCTTGAAGATGATGACGAGCTTGAACTGGAGGCTGTCGCACAGCTGGGTGTGGGAATGGAACATGCGAAATGGGAGCCCACAACAGCATGCGCATACAAGTACTACCCGAAGATAGAGTTCACTGAAGACTGTGACGAGTGCCTTGAATGCATCGAGGCATGTCCGAGGGATGTTCTTGGAGAGGAGTCAGGTAAGCCAATGGTTATTGACGTTGAGAACTGCTCGATGTGTAAGAGCTGTGTCAGGGCATGTGATAAGAGGGCCATAGATGTGGGATACGAGGAAGGCAAGTTCATATTCAGGATAGAGACCGACGGATCAGTTGACCCAAGGGATGTCCTCCTCAAGGCATGTGACATCCTCAGGGACAAGGCAGAGCGGGTAATAACATTTTGTGAAGGAGGCTAA
- a CDS encoding 50S ribosomal protein L18e — MVRKITKTNPNLIKLIRNLRKKSSQEGAAIWKDVARRLERPTRNRAAVNISKINRHSDEDETVLVPGKVLGSGNLDHRVQVVALSFSQTARDKIERAGGECLTLGKIVEETPAIKNIKIIE, encoded by the coding sequence ATGGTAAGGAAGATTACCAAGACGAATCCCAATCTTATAAAACTCATACGTAATCTCAGGAAAAAATCATCCCAGGAGGGCGCAGCAATCTGGAAGGATGTTGCAAGGAGACTCGAGAGGCCCACAAGGAACAGGGCCGCAGTCAATATTTCAAAGATAAACAGGCACTCAGATGAGGATGAAACGGTTCTAGTGCCTGGAAAGGTCCTTGGAAGCGGGAACCTTGACCACAGGGTCCAGGTTGTTGCCCTGTCATTCTCACAGACAGCAAGGGATAAGATCGAGAGGGCCGGCGGAGAGTGCCTGACACTCGGAAAAATTGTTGAAGAGACCCCGGCCATTAAGAACATAAAGATAATAGAATAG
- a CDS encoding 50S ribosomal protein L13 has product MIINGEGHILGRLASVVSKKLLEGEEVIVLNAEKIVITGSKEWAYSKYKQRIDRASISNPRRMGPKYPRRPDDIFRRTVRGMLPYKKSKGREAFKGLKAYVGIPREFKDEEMIEIPDAKAGNIKKGMELGEISELLGAKF; this is encoded by the coding sequence ATGATCATCAATGGAGAAGGACATATCCTTGGAAGACTGGCAAGTGTCGTCAGCAAGAAGCTCCTTGAGGGGGAGGAAGTGATTGTCTTAAATGCCGAGAAAATCGTAATCACAGGTTCAAAGGAATGGGCATACAGCAAGTACAAGCAGAGGATCGACAGGGCCAGCATATCCAACCCCCGGAGGATGGGTCCCAAGTACCCCAGAAGGCCCGATGACATATTCAGAAGGACAGTCAGGGGCATGTTACCCTACAAGAAATCGAAGGGAAGAGAAGCCTTCAAGGGCCTGAAGGCCTATGTGGGTATTCCCCGCGAATTCAAGGACGAGGAAATGATTGAAATACCCGATGCAAAGGCAGGAAACATAAAGAAGGGCATGGAACTTGGAGAGATCTCAGAACTTCTGGGTGCTAAATTCTAG
- a CDS encoding 30S ribosomal protein S9 yields the protein MKKVIHTSGKRKTAIARGTIREGKGRVRINRVPVELYTPELARLKIMEPLKLAGDIVNDVDINVRVVGGGIVGQAEAARMVIARGLVDWTSDMDLKEKFVQYDRTMLVGDPRRSEPKKYGGRGARARRQKSYR from the coding sequence ATGAAGAAGGTTATTCACACAAGCGGCAAAAGGAAAACCGCCATTGCAAGGGGGACCATCAGGGAAGGTAAGGGTAGAGTGAGGATCAACAGGGTCCCTGTTGAACTCTACACACCTGAACTTGCAAGGCTCAAGATCATGGAACCACTGAAGCTTGCCGGCGACATTGTAAATGATGTTGACATAAACGTCAGGGTCGTTGGTGGAGGCATCGTTGGACAGGCAGAGGCTGCAAGGATGGTCATCGCCAGGGGACTCGTGGACTGGACCAGCGACATGGACCTCAAGGAGAAGTTTGTACAGTACGACAGAACAATGCTGGTGGGAGACCCCAGACGTTCAGAGCCCAAGAAGTACGGTGGCCGCGGCGCCCGTGCAAGGAGACAGAAGAGTTACAGGTAG
- a CDS encoding DNA-directed RNA polymerase subunit N — MIPVRCLSCGKPVSAYFNEYQKRVADGEDPKDVLDDLGLKRYCCRRMLISHVETW; from the coding sequence ATGATTCCAGTAAGATGTTTAAGCTGCGGAAAACCGGTATCAGCCTATTTCAATGAGTATCAGAAGAGAGTGGCTGATGGAGAGGACCCCAAGGACGTGCTTGATGACCTGGGCCTCAAGAGGTACTGCTGCAGACGGATGTTAATTTCACATGTTGAGACATGGTAG
- a CDS encoding DNA-directed RNA polymerase subunit K: MASKKLTRFERARLIGARALQISMGARPLVEIRESLDPVDIARKELEKKVMPLDVRRDK; this comes from the coding sequence ATGGCGTCAAAAAAACTCACACGTTTTGAAAGGGCTAGGCTGATAGGTGCCAGAGCACTCCAGATATCGATGGGCGCAAGGCCACTCGTTGAGATCAGGGAGTCACTGGACCCTGTTGACATAGCCAGAAAGGAACTTGAAAAGAAGGTTATGCCACTGGATGTTAGAAGAGACAAATAA
- the eno gene encoding phosphopyruvate hydratase produces MESIIEDVRVRKILDSRGNPTVEVDVITWNGFGRAAAPSGASTGSREVAAFPSGGVDEIITEVEDIISSELIGMDAVDLQDIDLVLKEIDGTENLSSLGGNTVVAVSMATAKAAASSYNMPLYRFLGGNLATSIPYPLGNMINGGAHAGKNAPDIQEFLVVPVGAEDITEAVFTNAAVHKRIRELIQKKDPSFAGGKGDEGGWVPSLSNIDALEIQTTACEEVTDELGVEVRPSLDFAASEFWDPEIEKYVYMQENIQRDTGEQIEFVREIIETYNMYFIEDPIHEGDLEGFAELTSLVGDRCIICGDDVFVTNREILREGIEMGAANAIIIKPNQIGTLTDTYLTVKLALENRYTPVVSHRSGETTDDTIAHLAVAFGAPLIKTGAIGGERIAKLNELIRIQEEIPYSRMADLPFQD; encoded by the coding sequence ATGGAAAGTATTATTGAAGATGTTAGAGTGAGAAAAATTCTTGACAGCAGGGGAAACCCCACGGTTGAGGTTGATGTTATAACCTGGAACGGCTTTGGAAGGGCTGCAGCCCCCAGCGGTGCAAGTACAGGTTCCAGGGAAGTCGCGGCCTTCCCATCAGGGGGGGTTGATGAGATAATAACAGAGGTTGAGGATATAATCTCATCAGAACTCATAGGAATGGATGCAGTGGACCTCCAGGACATAGACCTTGTCCTGAAGGAGATTGATGGGACCGAAAACCTCTCATCCCTGGGAGGTAACACTGTGGTGGCTGTTTCAATGGCAACTGCAAAGGCAGCCGCATCATCCTACAACATGCCCCTCTACAGGTTCCTCGGAGGGAACCTTGCAACATCCATACCCTACCCCCTGGGTAACATGATAAACGGTGGGGCCCACGCAGGAAAAAACGCCCCCGACATACAGGAGTTCCTTGTTGTACCTGTGGGTGCTGAGGACATAACAGAGGCTGTTTTCACAAATGCAGCAGTACATAAAAGGATAAGGGAGCTCATACAGAAGAAGGACCCATCCTTTGCAGGCGGTAAGGGCGATGAGGGCGGATGGGTGCCCAGCCTGTCAAACATTGACGCACTGGAGATACAGACCACGGCCTGTGAGGAGGTCACAGATGAACTCGGTGTTGAGGTGAGACCCTCACTGGACTTTGCAGCCAGCGAATTCTGGGACCCTGAAATCGAGAAGTACGTCTACATGCAGGAGAACATCCAGAGGGACACCGGTGAACAGATAGAGTTTGTCAGGGAGATAATTGAAACATATAACATGTACTTCATTGAGGACCCCATCCATGAGGGAGACCTCGAGGGCTTCGCCGAGCTAACATCCCTGGTCGGTGATCGCTGCATAATATGTGGTGACGATGTCTTCGTGACCAACAGGGAGATACTCAGGGAGGGCATAGAGATGGGCGCAGCCAATGCCATAATCATCAAGCCCAACCAGATAGGCACCCTCACAGACACCTACCTCACAGTCAAACTGGCCCTCGAGAACAGGTACACCCCTGTGGTTTCACACAGGTCCGGTGAGACAACTGATGATACAATAGCCCACCTTGCAGTGGCCTTCGGAGCACCCCTCATAAAGACCGGTGCAATAGGCGGTGAGAGGATAGCCAAACTCAACGAACTCATACGCATACAGGAAGAGATTCCATATTCAAGGATGGCTGACCTGCCATTTCAAGATTAA
- the rpsB gene encoding 30S ribosomal protein S2: MSELLIPLDKYLAAGLHIGTQQKTADMEKYIYRVRSDGLYVLDIRKTNDRVIAASKFLSKYEPDDILAVSTRQYGQEPVRKFGEVTGARTIPGRFIPGTLTNPNYAKFIEPEVLVATDPRSDSQAIIEAKQIGIPVVALCDTENLLGNVDIAIPVNNKGRKAIALVYWLLARQFLREKGILKEDEDLDIPPTEFELKI, translated from the coding sequence TTGTCAGAACTACTAATACCACTGGACAAATACCTTGCAGCAGGACTGCACATTGGAACACAGCAGAAAACAGCTGATATGGAGAAGTACATTTACCGCGTGAGATCAGACGGACTCTACGTCCTCGACATAAGGAAGACCAATGACAGGGTAATCGCAGCTTCCAAGTTCCTTTCAAAGTATGAACCTGATGACATCCTCGCCGTTTCAACAAGGCAGTATGGACAGGAACCTGTGAGGAAATTCGGTGAAGTTACAGGTGCAAGGACCATACCTGGAAGGTTCATACCAGGCACACTCACAAACCCCAACTATGCAAAGTTCATTGAACCTGAGGTCCTGGTCGCCACAGATCCAAGATCCGATTCACAGGCAATAATCGAGGCCAAACAGATAGGCATACCTGTGGTGGCCCTCTGTGACACTGAAAACCTCCTCGGGAATGTAGACATAGCAATACCCGTCAACAACAAGGGACGTAAGGCCATAGCACTGGTTTACTGGTTACTGGCAAGGCAGTTCCTCCGTGAGAAGGGAATACTCAAGGAGGATGAGGACCTGGACATACCTCCAACGGAGTTTGAACTGAAGATCTAG